The Naumovozyma castellii chromosome 4, complete genome genome contains a region encoding:
- the DAD3 gene encoding Dad3p (ancestral locus Anc_6.142), which produces MLPSSVTFCFFTFQCCQLKLKYCERRSVLKFYVSQQLNNKYRVSTQLRRIIITMQRDLTPLQENVLEKYRILSQSLQSLDNTIRELNNTKEDRTNASPEAVLQEMRDIEIKLGLVGTLLKGSVYSLILQKKNELALAKDSPSV; this is translated from the coding sequence ATGCTACCAAGTTCTGTTACTTTCTGTTTTTTCACTTTTCAATGTTGtcaattaaaattgaaatattgcGAAAGAAGGTCCGTTTTGAAATTCTATGTATCACAACAATTAAATAACAAATACAGAGTGTCGACCCAACTAAGAAGAATAATTATCACGATGCAACGAGATCTAACACCCCTACAGGAAAATGTACTTGAGAAATACAGAATTCTGTCACAATCGCTACAGTCTTTGGACAATACGATCCGCGAACTAAATAACACTAAAGAAGATCGAACAAACGCGTCACCAGAGGCTGTCTTACAAGAAATGAGGGACATCGAGATTAAATTGGGACTCGTAGGAACTTTACTAAAGGGAAGTGTATACTCTCTGATACtccagaagaaaaatgagTTGGCATTGGCCAAGGACAGCCCTTCGGTGTAG
- the ARC40 gene encoding Arc40p (ancestral locus Anc_6.143) produces the protein MLPNVNDKSVLAVFKLVKAPIYSHCFSSDRSLLAITCETSCLVYRLTNINSQPKLVATLANHDKTITAVDISIHGRIVTCSQDRNAYVWEPLSDGSYKPTLVLLRINRAATSVSWAPNGYKFAVGSSARIIAVCYYEQENNWWVSKHIKKPIKSTINCLSWHENGVLLAAGGTDGFIRVFSGFIKGLDTKEAVAGSPWGSKFPFGSLIKELYQGSYIHDVEWRSKIEKVAYVAHDGTLNILDSQGGLQSVNSPDGLPFRSLAWINDHEIVCAGYSCHPILFSEASQGWKFAKNLDKVADAAQTPVATGEGEEGEDDNGTFGISALRKFKELDLKGKVTTSVKESAHENAIMELAPFAESNGQVTQISSCGLDGKIVLYTV, from the coding sequence ATGTTACCAAATGTCAACGATAAATCTGTCCTGGCTGTCTTTAAGTTAGTCAAGGCCCCAATCTACTCCCATTGCTTTTCAAGTGATAGATCTCTGCTAGCTATTACCTGTGAAACAAGCTGCCTTGTTTATAGGCTAACAAACATCAATTCACAACCTAAATTAGTGGCCACTTTAGCTAATCATGATAAAACCATCACGGCAGTTGATATCTCTATCCATGGACGTATCGTCACATGTTCTCAGGACCGTAACGCTTACGTTTGGGAACCATTAAGTGATGGCTCATATAAGCCAACATTAGTCCTGTTGCGTATTAATAGAGCAGCAACAAGTGTCTCCTGGGCGCCAAATGGTTACAAATTCGCTGTTGGATCGAGTGCACGTATCATTGCTGTCTGTTACTATGAACAGGAAAACAATTGGTGGGTCTCTAAACACATCAAGAAACCAATTAAATCCACCATCAATTGTCTATCGTGGCATGAAAATGGTGTCCTATTGGCTGCAGGTGGTACTGATGGGTTTATCAGAGTATTCTCCGGATTTATCAAAGGCTTAGATACCAAAGAAGCTGTGGCAGGATCTCCTTGGGGTTCCAAGTTCCCATTCGGTTCCTTGATCAAAGAATTATATCAAGGTTCATATATCCATGATGTTGAATGGCGTAGTAAGATTGAGAAGGTTGCATACGTTGCTCATGATGGTACTTTGAATATCTTAGACTCTCAAGGTGGTTTGCAATCTGTCAACTCTCCCGATGGGTTACCATTCAGATCATTGGCTTGGATTAATGATCATGAAATTGTATGTGCAGGTTATTCTTGTCACCCAATTCTTTTTAGCGAAGCATCACAAGGATGGAAATTCGCTAAGAACTTGGATAAAGTTGCTGATGCTGCTCAAACTCCTGTAGCTACGGgtgaaggagaagaaggCGAGGATGACAACGGAACATTTGGTATATCTGCTTTGAGAAAgtttaaagaattagattTGAAGGGTAAAGTTACCACATCTGTGAAGGAGAGTGCTCATGAAAACGCTATCATGGAATTGGCTCCTTTTGCTGAATCAAATGGTCAAGTCACCCAAATCTCTTCATGTGGGTTGGATGGTAAAATTGTACTATATACAGTTTAA
- the CUE3 gene encoding Cue3p (ancestral locus Anc_6.145) — MNRIIDIEGTTKEISLPIVKFPPTPLTALLVEKDPVVWAHLLSTYVEYFEFLLWDNNIEHLDESTFDHLCIFVRSYLKEMASNVGGLASLGINKEVDEQLGLLRRWIFHLITGCGLLHLQIYGETLWDLVKLFVEGNADSVRCLIDGSLKPKINTQKAQINRIHQVQQQLKHLIESGKFTRADLKAFQSLVNKKSLRPNKFADQFLTSAWIEMLESWWVKGKGRYNTIAKQLLITTLLSVSTQTIANITRELGISNIDTLSLYPLLGCVLLNDNLSKRIPDLKSKLGFLNLIPISTDASIETHMIDKVEPDGEGHFGDVTINENDVTSLTELFPQFSRYQLTELLKRYDSNVELITNTLFENPSVIDDIPKEPKTSHDANDNLGKQILKSKPSPVKSNIKNIEPELVLHREMMKTKKQAIEQITKRHVPDEVRNKTLTRALKLLYENDEDERDDTYDEAEVKRSNTPIKIALGDDDGDSEQDASKEKNRNNYDAIEGYLWNLLKEDKSLFERNKRGSKVRKDMKAQINWSDEQIEGWARMLERSPQRARILEEKFMFRGNKRSGKTSYVKNRDGDSPVINDDRRRNQHQNPSRPKNKKNNTKKKGIDDAKKTNEATKSVAKGEPASTESTEPTETAKNKKPNEKKKASRSSHNRKSGFR; from the coding sequence ATGAACCGCATAATTGACATCGAGGGAACGACAAAGGAAATTTCCCTGCCAATTGTGAAATTTCCACCAACACCGTTGACTGCTCTATTAGTAGAGAAAGATCCCGTCGTTTGGGCTCATTTATTATCCACTTATGTGGAATATTTTGAGTTTTTATTATGGGATAATAACATTGAACATTTAGATGAATCTACTTTTGATCATCTTTGTATCTTCGTAAGGAGttatttgaaggaaatgGCCTCCAACGTCGGTGGCCTCGCTAGTTTGGGGATAAATAAAGAGGTTGATGAACAATTGGGATTATTGAGACGATGGATATTTCATCTTATTACTGGTTGTGGGCTATTGCATTTACAAATTTATGGTGAAACATTATGGGATTTGGTCAAATTGTTCGTGGAAGGAAATGCAGATTCTGTGCGGTGTTTGATCGATGGGTCCTTGAAGCCAAAAATCAATACACAGAAAGCCCAAATAAATAGGATACATCAAgttcaacaacaattgaaacatttgatCGAGTCAGGCAAATTCACAAGAGCAGACTTAAAGGCGTTCCAAAGCTTAGTTAATAAGAAAAGTCTAAGACCAAATAAATTTGCGGATCAATTCTTGACTTCTGCCTGGATTGAAATGTTAGAATCATGGTGGGTTAAGGGGAAGGGGAGATACAATACAATAGCAAAACAACTGTTGATTACAACGCTATTGTCTGTCTCAACCCAAACGATTGCCAATATAACTCGAGAGTTAGGAATCAGTAATATAGACacattatcattatatCCATTACTTGGATGCGTACTACTTAATGATAACTTGAGTAAGAGAATCCCTGATCTAAAGTCCAAACTTGGATTTTTGAATCTAATTCCAATATCTACAGATGCTTCTATTGAAACTCATATGATAGATAAAGTAGAGCCAGACGGCGAAGGACACTTCGGTGACGTGACAATTAACGAAAACGATGTGACTTCATTGACTGAATTGTTTCCACAGTTCTCCAGATACCAATTAACAGAATTACTGAAAAGATATGACTCTAACGTTGAACTAATAACTAATACTTTATTTGAAAACCCTTCTGTGATTGATGATATACCGAAAGAACCTAAAACATCTCATGACGCTAATGACAATTTGGGTAAACAGATACTGAAATCTAAACCTAGCCCTGTCAAATCTaacattaaaaatattgaaccTGAGCTGGTATTGCACAGAGAAATGATGAAAACTAAGAAACAAGCCATTGAGCAGATTACGAAGAGACATGTACCAGATGAAGtaagaaacaaaacatTGACAAGAGCATTGAAGTTGTTATACGAAAACGACGAAGATGAGCGAGATGATACATATGATGAAGCTGAGGTTAAACGTTCTAATACCCCCATCAAGATTGCACTTGGAGACGACGATGGTGATTCAGAACAAGATGCTTCAAAGGAGAAAAACCGAAATAATTACGATGCCATTGAAGGTTATTTATGGAATCTTTTGAAGGAAGATAAatctttatttgaaagaaataagaGAGGGTCTAAGGTTAGAAAAGATATGAAAGCTCAGATTAATTGGTCCgatgaacaaattgaaggTTGGGCACGTATGTTGGAAAGGTCACCTCAAAGGGCAAGGATATTAGAGGAAAAGTTTATGTTTAGAGGAAACAAGAGGAGTGGGAAGACATCGTATGTCAAAAATAGGGATGGTGATTCTCCTGTAATCAATGATGACcgaagaagaaaccaacATCAAAACCCAAGTAGACCaaaaaacaagaaaaataatacaaagaaaaagggaATAGATGATGCCAAAAAAACTAATGAAGCCACCAAAAGTGTAGCCAAGGGAGAGCCTGCATCGACCGAATCTACCGAACCAACAGAAACGGCAAAAAACAAGAAGCccaatgaaaagaaaaaagcATCAAGATCCAGTCATAATAGGAAATCAGGATTTAGATAA
- the NCAS0D03420 gene encoding uncharacterized protein (ancestral locus Anc_6.149) → MGLCASKSDSPSPKVAAASPKTVKRTANTVNKSKSKPVSQVKKAPKVTSKGNKLSDGTTDEKDQILSPKEAARLAAEKRQQEANEKLTKGELGKKLASEKGKSYRAQVLEDAEQKKLEKQTADLTYD, encoded by the coding sequence ATGGGTCTATGTGCAAGTAAATCAGATTCACCATCACCTAAGGTGGCAGCGGCATCCCCTAAAACTGTCAAGCGTACTGCAAACACTGTCAATAAATCAAAGTCTAAGCCAGTATCACAAGTTAAGAAAGCACCAAAAGTGACGTCCAAGGGCAATAAATTAAGTGACGGTACAACCGATGAAAAAGATCAAATATTATCCCCGAAGGAGGCAGCTAGATTGGCAGCTGAAAAGCGTCAGCAAGAGGCAAATGAAAAGTTAACAAAAGGAGAACTTGGAAAGAAGTTAGCAAGTGAAAAGGGCAAGTCATATAGAGCCCAAGTGCTGGAGGATGCAGAACAAAAGAAGCTCGAGAAGCAAACAGCTGATCTGACTTACGATTGA